In the genome of Lathyrus oleraceus cultivar Zhongwan6 chromosome 4, CAAS_Psat_ZW6_1.0, whole genome shotgun sequence, the window ATGGAGTCACAATAACAACGAAAGAAGTGGAGAAACATAGTATTTTTTGGCCAGGAAACGGTTTTTAGGTAGGGCAGGGGAGAACTCTTCCATCTTTACAGATTGACTTCAGAATCCTATTCTCTACCGGCACCTATAGTGGATCGAGGATTTGTCCTTTTAGAGTGTGGTAGTGAACCTTTAGTTTCTCTTTTGTTAAGATTTGATCTGTTGATGGTTGGTTTGAGATCTAGCATGCGAGTATCGATGTGGTTCTTCAGTAGCTTTGATGGTGTTCTTGGTTGATATATTTGTTTTAGTGCTTCTATGTTTTCGTCTTGTATCTTGTTTTCCTTTTTTGGACACTTCTTGTGATTTGagttactgttgttgttgtttcttgaatctttattatatattatattttctATTAGAAAAATACTACACACCACCACATAAGGGAATCAAAATGAGACAATACTATAATACACACCACAAAATGAAACACTATTATGCAAAATAGGATAACATTACATATCAAAAAATGGGACAACCTTATGCAAAATGAGACAACACCACACATTTCTAGTACAAATTTGCATAAGAGATTTTATAAACGATGAAAAATAGGATAATATTACACACACAAAATTGGACAAACCTATGTAAAAAGTATAACATTACACATTTCTAATACAAATTCACATAAGGGATTTTATAAACTATTCAAAATAAGACAACATTACACATAGGAAAATAGGAAAACCTCCAAAATGGAACAACGCTATATATTCCTAGTACATATTTACATATGAAATTTTGTAAACTATGCAAAATTAAATAATAGTACACATCACAAAATGGGACAACCCCATGTAAAATGGGACAAAAGTACGCATTCTAAATACAAATTAGTATAAGAGATTTTATAAACAAGTAGCAGGAATTTGGGTTAATGTACAAAGTTGAGAGTTAGTCTTATATCTTTACAGACATTACCCACTCGACATAGACACGAAGAGCTCTCACACTTCCTTTCTTTTACAATTTTGTAGCTTCTGGTTACTTGCCACATTATCTTTGACTTTAACACATAACTGGAACCTTGAATCTTCTTCTGATGAGACTCGAGGTAACTCTTCATGATAAACTCCATCATCAAAAAAACGCTTGATCAAAGATCTTTGCCGACTTCACTAAACAACGCTTGACCTAAGGTGTTGTACTTCACAAATAGACATTCATAGATTAATCTCAAAGCACCACAAAATTGATCATCACAACTTGATCTTCACAACTTAATCAacacaacatgatcaacacaaTATGATTAACAGAACTAGATCAACAATGATCACCATAACTTGATCTTTATAACTTAATATTCAAGCACGTGCACTTGATCACTATACCAAATGATCTTCAGGcttcatcttgatcaacatatCTTGATTAACACATCTTGAGCTTCAAGCACCAAACATCATCACTTTGTCATATCAAACACCATCAATTGGTTCACATATCAATCCTCGTCACTTGATTCACATATCAACTACCACCACTTGATTCACATAGCAAGCACCATTACTTTATTAGCATTATGTTAAACACCATCACTTAATCAACATATCAAGTACCATCACTTGATCAATCCTCAAGCACCATCATTTGAATCAACATATCTGATGATATCATTTGAACCAACaaacatcaaaacaaaaaaaaaagtaGTTGCAATCTTCATACTTACAAGCACATAGATCTAAAAAACTCCAGTCAATTTGTAAGAAGGTTCGTGGGCAAAATCAATGAAAATATCACACAAGATCATAATAGATACTCTAAAAGAGGATTTTTTTTTTGGGGAGGAGTAGGTCATGTTATTGGACTGAACCTCTATAAATCTCTGGTGTTTTTCTCTCTTTCCTCGTTTTTTACATTTTAGTCATTTATTTACTTTGTTgtatttctttctttttattctAATTTTCTTTATTTTGCTGCTTTTACCTTGTTTGTTTTAAAAACTTGTTTTAAACTCTGGTTTTATCAAATATTTTTATTTGGACACCGTTTTTCAAACCCACACAATTCACCCCATCTTGTATTTAAAATCACTTGTCTAACAAAAATTAAAGATCAAATGTTTAATTTTTCGAAAACCCAAGAAAAAAAGAGCAAAAGAAAACGAAAAACGCTGAAAATTATCTTGGAAAAGATGGATCGATTAAGCATGCATGATCAGTACTAATGAACAAGATCGTATGAGCTTGATCAAATGTCTAAACAAGGAAGTTCACAAAGGAAAAATACAAAGGAAGCAGAAAGAACTCTTTTGCATGTCAATAATAGTAGAAAAGGTCAAAATGACGCTTCATAAGCCCATTATACCCTATTCATCCACCAAGAGTCATACAATCCACTACGCACTACCAGCTATTGAGATCTCCTCAAAAAACTATTTGAAAGCACTCAAGTACTTTAAGGAAGAGAAAACATCATCACTAACTAGCATAGGGAGACATATTTGTCGCTCCTAGCACATATTCCTAAGGACAACAACGTTCTATCAAAGGCTTCCACATCCCATATTCAAGGACCGAGTAAGAGCATGTGTCACAAGCCCTCATCCTACAGCTTGGGTCACAACAGTTCTAGGTCGCTCATAAGACCCAAATGATAAATGCTCAATAGTAATGCAAAGGAATAAAAAGTCAAACATATAAACCTTATTTCCTTTTCTCAGCAAGCGATTCCACATGTATGAAAGCCCTATTGACCATTCAAATAAATCTGACAGTAATCCACGCTACACTCCACGCTTTCGGTTGCCAAGTGTTTATCCTATTTAAGAGGGAAATTACACCATTCTTCAAGCACTCAAAATCATTCTCATTCTCGCATCACTTACTGACTTGAGCGCTGAAGTGTTAACCTTGCAAACCAGCTCCCTCTCCACCATGTGAGAATCTCAGGACCACCGCAACAAGCTTTGCCTGCTCGTTTACCACTCAACCTTGGTTCCACTACGGAACAAAATGTTTGTTATACTTTTACTTAAACATTGGTGTAATTGGTTTGTGTTGaatctttaacatgcattaataTATTAGTTGAATTATTTTTCAATTAAGGGATTAAGTACCTTGATTCTAAATTCTTTTATAGTAATTAGTAGAGTCGTCAAAATAGGCATGTGGGACGATAAAAAAAACCCGATAAAACATAGGACTCAAGTCTTAAAATTATAGCTCAATTCTTGTATGTTTTTTTAACCCAATCCTAAAAAATATGCTACTTATTAGGGTTAACCCGTATGGACCACAGGTTGCTCGTTTAACTCGTATaactaattttttttaaaaattatacTAGTTGTTTCATTAAAAAATCATGTATTGAATTGTCAAACTTCACTAAAATTTATCTCTTATATTATATtcaattatatatttttaatattatattaatataatcaaactaatatttaattatttgacatTTTACTTTAAAACTTTCTCGTATTCTGTTAATTGGAGTTAAGGTGAATATTTATgaattattttaaataattttaaccttatattatatttaaaaaaaatattagattattttttaaaaaaataatagagtacataaaaatatataatatttaaaataatatactttaTATAATaaattttgtaaaaaaatattttacTTTTGATAAAGATAATAAATAAGTGACTCATTTAGAGTCGAGCTCGACTAATATATTTTGATCTTATATTATATCAGAGTTTCTTTGCCCCGATGTTAAAAATCTCAAGATCCTTTAGGATAAACTCGTTTAAGATCGAATAATTTGATCTGACAACTTTAGTAATTAGGGTTTTACAATCAATTGTAGTCTTCCATATAAACATTAATTCAAAAACATAATAATTGCTTAAATTTGTAAAACACAAATTCCTTAATTGTGGTGTAGCCCGTATAAAATGGGACAACGCTACACACCTAGGCATGGCAACATAACCCATACCCGCGGGTACCCACCCGAACCCGtcccgaagttgacggggaaaacccgctttgactgggtttgggttttccccgattataaaatatggggacgggtcgggtaatggggaTACTAGTACCCACCCTGAACCTGCCCTCGAACCCGCCCCGTTTActttattatgtacattattatttatttttgataatttagaatattaaataagtggccaatattttgatattttgatttgtattaattatttaaaatattcgAAATGTATGTATGTAATTTTTttagattattttattttattatttgtaatataatttgattttaaaaaaaataaatatttctatttaaaaaattaattttattaaatgGATGGCGGCGGGGCTgggatacccgaacccaaccCGAATCCGTTTGGGACGGAtttgagtttcaattctccatccACGTTTGGGTTTGGGGCGGAGAACGATGATTGTTTGGGAATTCGGATTTGGGTTTggggaggtaaaaaccgtccccgacCCGCCCCATTGCCATGCCTATTACCACATAAAGGAAACAAAATGAGACAATACTACAACACACTACTAAATAAACCCGTATTATGCAAAATAAGACAACATTACACACCAAAAAATAGGTCAACCCTATGCAAAATGAGACAACTCTACTCATTTTAATACAAATTCACATAACTTTTTTTATAAATTGTGCAAAATTAGATAACTTACACCTCACAAAATGAGACAATCCTATGCAAAATGAGCGATATTTCAGTTTTGTTGGGTAAAAATAACAGTTAGTTGATAAACTAGTTAATAGTTTATAGTTTATGATTGATAGTTAATGATTGATAATTTATAGTTCATGATTGATGACTTATAACTGATAAGTTAATTGAAGTGTTTGCTAAAATTAGCGGTTCAATTAGTTaataaattaaaatgacataagaatcatttaatatataattgttttattgaaattaaaataaattataaaggGTAGTAgtgaattttaattaaaataataaggacaaaagtgaaagaaaaaatataaattataagCTATAAGTTGAAATACTATCTAATATAGTATCTAAAAAATAAGTTATAAGCTAATAAAATAAGTTATAAATTTGTGATGAAAATATTATTATCAAACATTATTTTTTATAGTCATATAAACTTATAAATTATAAGTTCAAAAGATGTTGTCAAACTCAGTCAAAATTGCTAATACATATTTAAATAAGAAATTTTATAAATTATACAAGATATCATTACACATTACGGACAACTCTATGTAAAATGGGATGACCCTACATATTCTAGTACAAATTTTTATAAAGAATTTTATAAAAAGTTAAtgttctttttttaaaaaaaagaaatatttAAGATTTTTTGGAATATTTTTTATATAGAATAGAATgataaaataatatttattattaatatatttttattttttaaaatattataacaacaaaaattatatttgaataatttatttaaatattttaaaactttctttcaatataaattttaaaattttaaattttttttttttaatgttgtGAATAAAAATAAATCCTAAAAACATATTctaaatcaattttttttattcctttcactcaatctttctctttttcaaaatTCTTCATTCCGTTACCCTCCTCCTAAACTCTCAAATAAAAGCTAAATATATaagtatttttttaaaaaattaaatatttatgAAGTATCATACTTTTGTGCCAGAATATAAGTGATTATGCTCTAATCATTTAttgaaaaaatattttctatCGCAAGTagttttataatatcaatgatttattaatgttattttttttattatacccttaaatatttattattcttttttttcaattatatcaatttatcttttcaatattattaatgaaggataattttgtaaaattattcataatttctatttttcatactataattatcatattttttaatatatttgaaaagtaaaaaacgacttataataaaaaaacGGAGAGAATAAGATTTAAAAAAGTTGTGCTAAATTAtctataaaaatattttttttactattttcaatttattataataataataataaaattaaatatacgGTATTAatgatttatttttatataattaaTTTATATGATTTTTTACCACGTTCAATTCATACTTTATAGTATTTATtaaatcaatataattttataACATCTAAAAGtcaaaaaattatatttgatattattaaattttaatttattatagAGAAAATAATAAATGCATAAATATTTTTATCTAGATGGAAGGTGAAAGTTAGATGGAAGGTAAAAATTAGATTCTTCGAATTTATTCAgtaaaataaattttattatgaaaaaCTTTATGActattttaaatttattaaattgAAATATATGTGATTAATGATTTTACACTTATTAATTAAGTATTCAATTTAATTTTATATCATAAAAGTCAAAATAAGAAATAGATGCACAAACATTTTTGCCAAAATAAAAGTCTAAAAGATAGATTCCTTGAATTTAAGAACTTTGTGGTTAAAttgtttttatttaaaaaaactTATTGACTGTTTTTAATTTATTAATGATATTAAATTTAAATACCTTGTATTATTAATGGTTGTTTTTTACATGATTTTTTTATCTTGCTTAAGTcatattttatatatttttttagtTATTCAATTTACCATTATAACCTCATAAAAGtcaaatttttaattttatattattaattaatttaaattaacCGGTCAACATTTTTTAGTTTTTTATGGTACTAGGTTCCTACCATACTAGTTATTATATAATAATTTAAGTATTTTAGCatttttatatataaaaatttccgaaaataataataaaatagtatatatatatatatatatatatatatatatatatatatatatatatatatatatatatatatatatatatatatatatatatatatatatatatatatatatatatatatatatatatatatatatatatatatatatatattagcTTGTTGTATAAGTTGAAAGTAGAAGCTTGTTTGGTTCTTCTTCACCCGCCGCCTGAATACAACCAACAGCAACATAGGATTCAGAAACCTTAAAACCGATAACTGAAACCGATTTTTGGATTCACTCACAATAACCATACTCTTTCTCTTTTTTTCATGCACATTGCTTCTCATTCATTCACATTCTCAATACCCAGGTTTCTCATTATTCTCTTCTTCCCTCTATTGTTTTTCGTAACCTCGTTTTTTGTTCTGCATGTCGTTTTTTATTTGTGTAATGTCGTTCCCCTTTGTCTATTTTGTTATCCTCTTTGTGTCATTGTTAAGGTTAATGTTTGCTTTCTTcttgttgctgttgctgttgtcGTTGTCGTCTTTTCTTGTTGTTTTATCAGAGAACATATAAATGGATCTCAAAAATAGTCAATTTATAGGGTTTTTGTCACTATCTTGTAGTCTTTTTTAAAATATTGAAAGTGTGATAGTTTAATTTAAGTGGGTTATGCATTTTTTGGATAAACAGTTTAATTAAGTGATTATAGCATAATCACTTATATATAATTAAAAGATTTATATATGAAGTATCAGACTTTTGGCTTTGTAATCTGAAGGGACAGACAGAGTTCAAATAAAGTGACCATTAGTGTCACCATTATtgataataatataatattagATAAACTAAAATTGAACTTTTTCATATAAACTATAAGCCCTTGAAAAGGGTTTATCTCAAAGAGTTTATAGAAGTAAGTCGAAAATATTTTATAGCCGCATCATGAGTTGTTTCTATAAGATCTTTCAAACGCTCTGGAAAGTGCTTACACCAGTAGATAATTTAAAATAAGTCAATAAAAAGAGCCTTGTACTATAATGTAATGATTCGAACGATGTTGATTTTGTAATGAGACTGATATATTGTTTTGTGCATGTTGCATAGGTTAAGCAGCAGAAGAGGATTTTTGGAGTAAAATTGAAGAAAAGATGAAGTATGTTTTAGTGACAGGTGGAGTTGTTAGTGGACTTGGGAAAGGAGTTACTGCCAGCAGCATTGGAGTACTCCTTCAGGCTTGTGGTTTTCGAGTTACTTCTATCAAAATTGGTATTTTCCCCTCTTTTTAGAATAAGATTCTCATGTTTTATTCTTCTTTTGCATAAACATTTGATTGAATGACAATTCAAATTACTCGAGGTGGTTTCGTATTTAGATATCAATGTTAGTATAAAGGAGAGTATTAGTTTGGTCTTTTTGAGCTGATAAAGTCAGTAGAAACTTCGCTTATTTGGTTTAACAAAAAAATTTATGTTCTCATTTTGTTTTTGGTTttgatttgattatgaaatttccaccttgttttcattttattCTTGTGTTTTCAAATATTTGTATAGAAAACATGTTTTGTATAATAAATAGTGAAAACAAACATACTGTACAAATCTTTGAAAACAAGAAACCAGTGTGTTGTCTTGCAATACACGGTTAAGTACAGAGCATTGTCAAATAGCTAGCACTGTAGTGTGGCAAAATTTGAACAAACCGCTATTTTCCATGCTTTGTGTTTGACCATATTACAAGAAACATTGAAACTAAGAGTTACAGAAACTAATCTTTTGATATTATGCAAAACAATGCTATTTTTTTTTCGTAATTATTTTAGTTgtatttaaatttattttctgtTACTTGCAGACCCCTACCTGAACACGGATGCAGGGACAATGTCTCCTTTTGAGCATGGTGAAGTTTTTGTCTTAGATGATGGTGGTGAGGTAAAGATTTTAGTATATCTTCTATTTCTTTGGTTCCTTTCAGGAACTAAGTTGGTGGCGTGAGAATGTATGGACCACATTTTTTCTAGCACGGCATTAGCCGTTTTAATGTGAATCTTAACTTATGTGCTGAGCATCATtcttttgatttttcaaactcaCTTGAATGTGTAGCTTATTTGTTCTGAGGTCATTATTCAGTTATAATAACAAGGCAATAGCATTCCCTTTTCACTCATGTTCTATTTTCAATTTTTTCTCTTGGTTGAAGGTTGACCTTGATCTTGGAAACTATGAACGTTTCTTGGACACCAAATTAACCTGCGACAACAATATTACAACTGGAAAAATTTATCAGGTAGACAAAATGTAGTTTCTTCTATTTAAATGtctgatttttattttgtttttatttatttatttactagAAGTTCATCCTGtttcttaaatttttgtttttgttttgaaTGCTTAATAGTTTGTTGTTGAGAAGGAAAGAAGAGGAGACTATCTCGGCAAAACCGTCCAGGTGTGTTTAGTCATTCTGACTTTTCTTTCTGAATCTTTATATTATGGTTGATTGTCTCTTGGTTTTGATTTTACATTTGATGTATTTGTAGGTTGTTCCACACATTACTGATGCCATCCAAGAGTGGATAGAACGCGTAGCACAGATACCAGTTGATGGAAAAGAAGGCCCTGCTGATGTTTGTGTCATTGAATTGGGTGGAACTATAGGTAAACTATTATTTTCTCGACAAATTCTAATAAATATTAGATGGTGGTGCGCTGTTGTTGTAAATTAGGCTTACACTGACGTCCAACTCCATTGAGAAATTATCATATTGCGACATAGTAGTATAGAATGCTAAAATAAAATGACTTTACTTTGATGTAGGTGACATTGAATCTATGCCTTTTATTGAAGCACTGGGCCAATTTTCATACCGTGTAGGTAATGTTTGTTCTGCCCCAGACCTTATAGTATATGCTATTACTGAATTACATCAACATATTTTGGTTCCGTGCTCTTTGGAGAATGAGTCTTATCTCATTGGTTATTATATTTTTCTAGGCCCTAGCAACTTCTGTTTGGTTCATGTGAGCCTTGTGCCTGTTCTCAGCGTTGTTGGTGAACAGGTAGGTACCTGCAAACTGTGTGATATCAATGGACATTGTAATTTAATCGTATATTTGTACTTATTGTAAGTTTTAATCTAcagaaaaccaaaccaacccagCACAGTGTTCGTCAACTTAGAGGCTTAGGGTTGGTCCCAAATCTTCTTGCTTGTCGCAGTTCAAAGGTCTGTCTCTTGctttttgcttttcttttcaTCTCCAATGGTTCCCGTAATAATGATATGTTGTCCTTTCCAGGAACTTGATGATAATGTTAAGGGAAAACTTGCTCAATTCTGTCATGTGCCGGTAACTCACAATAATTCTCAACACTTTTTCACTTTGCTTAACCTTAAAGCTTTCATATTTATTCTCAAAGCAAACTTGTGTATATGCAGCTCTCAAACATACTCACTCTCTGTGATGTTCCAAATATTTGGTACATTCCTTTGCTTTTGCGAGTAAGTAATTCTAAGATATTTTGTGGAACTTCTTTCTCATACCTTTTTGCCTAGATAGTTGAGTTTCGTGAATTTCATGTTATGTAATTCATATACTAACTAGAAGTTTTTCTTCTGATATTGTTCGGTTATGAATAGGACCAGAAGGCTCATGAGGCAATCCTGAAAATATTAAACCTTCAAGGGTTTGTTTCACAAACTCATTTTCCTTATACTGTTGTTTTGATTTtctgataatttatttaaattatgGTACCAAAGTTACCGCAAAATAACTGTCTTTAAGCTGAGGGATTTATCATCTGCAGTGTTGCTACTGAGCCTAATTTTACGGAGTGGATCACTAGAACAAAAGTTTACGACACATTTCATGAATCTGTGAGTTTCTTTATTTCTAATATATCATTAAAAGATTATAATTGGTAATACAGGACTAGTTGTTCACCTCTCTGAATGGTGCCAAGTATTGACCTTACACACCTGTCATGTTCTTTGCAGGTTAGGATTGCAATGGTGGGAAAATACACAGGACTTTCAGATGCATATCTTTCTGTACTGAAGGTGCATTACTCATAAATAATTCTCATTTTTCCATTCTCAGCAACTTGCACTATAATCTTACATAATATTGGTCTTCGTTGCAGGCACTTATGCACGCTTCTGTTGCTTACAACCACAAGCTCATAGTGGATTGGGTTCCTGCTGAAGATCTTGAAGATGATACATTCAAAGAGGTAAGTACCGATTTTTCTACTGTTGCTGCATATGTTAGTTCGCTGCTTTATTTTACTTTATTCCAAACCTCTGACGGTTAATTTACTGTTTGCAGAATCCTGATGCATACAAAACTGCTTGGAGTCTTTTAGAGGTTTTTTGTTGTTTCTATTATCTGAGCTTTTTATGAACGAAATTACGAAATGCATTTCTTCAACTTAGATGTATATAAATGTGATACTATCTTTATATATTACCTAAATGGTTTTCTGTTGCAGGGTGCTAATGGAATTCTAGTTCCAGGAGGTTTTGGTGATAGAGGAGTGAAAGGAAAAACTCTCGCTGCGAAGTATGCTCGAGAAAACAGTGTTCCGTTTCTCGGCATTTGCTTGGGGATGCAAATTGCTGTCATTGAATTT includes:
- the LOC127075615 gene encoding uncharacterized protein LOC127075615, giving the protein MKYVLVTGGVVSGLGKGVTASSIGVLLQACGFRVTSIKIDPYLNTDAGTMSPFEHGEVFVLDDGGEVDLDLGNYERFLDTKLTCDNNITTGKIYQFVVEKERRGDYLGKTVQVVPHITDAIQEWIERVAQIPVDGKEGPADVCVIELGGTIGDIESMPFIEALGQFSYRVGPSNFCLVHVSLVPVLSVVGEQKTKPTQHSVRQLRGLGLVPNLLACRSSKELDDNVKGKLAQFCHVPLSNILTLCDVPNIWYIPLLLRDQKAHEAILKILNLQGVATEPNFTEWITRTKVYDTFHESVRIAMVGKYTGLSDAYLSVLKALMHASVAYNHKLIVDWVPAEDLEDDTFKENPDAYKTAWSLLEGANGILVPGGFGDRGVKGKTLAAKYARENSVPFLGICLGMQIAVIEFARSVLGLPNANSTEFDPESGNPCVIFMPEGSKTHMGGTMRLGLRRTYFQVADSKSAKLYGNASFIDERHRHRYEVNPDMISQLETAGLSFVGKDETGRRMEIVELPGHPFFIGAQFHPEFKSRPGKPSPLFSGLIEAACERKLLSKSTGNANSANGIHEPHSPAAKAQNGIGLKPSNGSLNGSSPNGNGIYVDGEI